One genomic window of Desulfobulbaceae bacterium includes the following:
- a CDS encoding malate dehydrogenase, whose protein sequence is MAGKRARVAVTGAAGQIGYATLFRIASGQMLGPDTEIELQLLELPQALGALEGVKMELDDCAFPLLKKIVCTDKMEVAFDGVDWILAIGAVPRKQGMERSDLLKVNGGIFGPLGKTMASHASSDCKLFVVGNPCNTNCVIAMENSGLPKDRFHSMTALDENR, encoded by the coding sequence ATGGCAGGAAAAAGAGCAAGAGTCGCCGTAACAGGAGCCGCTGGACAAATTGGATATGCAACACTTTTTCGTATTGCCTCGGGACAAATGCTTGGCCCTGACACCGAAATTGAGCTTCAACTTCTGGAACTTCCCCAGGCCCTCGGCGCCCTTGAAGGCGTAAAAATGGAACTTGATGACTGCGCCTTTCCCTTATTAAAAAAGATCGTCTGTACCGACAAGATGGAAGTGGCATTTGATGGTGTTGACTGGATTTTAGCAATAGGAGCAGTTCCAAGAAAGCAAGGCATGGAGCGCAGTGATCTTCTCAAGGTTAATGGCGGTATCTTCGGCCCGCTTGGCAAGACAATGGCATCGCATGCCTCAAGCGACTGCAAACTTTTCGTGGTCGGTAATCCATGTAACACTAACTGTGTAATTGCCATGGAAAACTCAGGACTGCCCAAAGATCGTTTCCACTCCATGACTGCCCTTGATGAGAACCGG